Proteins encoded in a region of the Ornithodoros turicata isolate Travis chromosome 3, ASM3712646v1, whole genome shotgun sequence genome:
- the LOC135387490 gene encoding uncharacterized protein LOC135387490 has translation MKHPLSALLLFACAIQCLEGRGFIFRGHHDEDEDKASDSMVNLEAVEAKCAVTFVVEVLKHEPEKVKKQVPRIQPPHVVKNVQKFLDECEKGKGVTSSCTTLSKAQSVPACLRKKVKKVDEKYRKSLKAFAGCLEKHTKKAKERHSTRSLATFLDDDVFSHY, from the exons ATGAAGCACCCCCTAAGCGCCTTACTGCTCTTCGCTTGCGCCATCCAATGTTTAGAAGGGCGTGGGTTTATATTTCGTGGTCATCACGATGAAGATGAAGATAAAGCCAGTGATTCGATGGTCAATC TGGAAGCTGTGGAGGCTAAATGTGCAGTAACCTTCGTCGTTGAAGTCTTGAAGCATGAGCCTGAGAAAGTGAAG AAACAAGTGCCCCGTATTCAACCGCCCCATGTC GTGAAGAACGTACAAAAATTCTTAGACGAGtgcgaaaaaggaaaaggagtaACGTCATCCTGCACGACCCTGAGCAAG GCTCAGAGTGTCCCTGCTTGCTTGCGCAAAAAGGTCAAGAAAGTG GATGAGAAATACAGGAAATCGCTTAAGGCGTTTGCG GGTTGCTTAGAGAAGCACACCAAGAAGGCAAAGGAAAGGCACTCGACGCGCTCACTGGCAACCTTCCTTGATGACGATGTGTTCAGTCATTACTGA